A stretch of Novipirellula artificiosorum DNA encodes these proteins:
- a CDS encoding lipid II:glycine glycyltransferase FemX, which produces MIQSNGHTASASPIEPARDQQGSLECVTTDQWQEFVDSRSESTAFHHGRWLKLLQQHYGFPLRIYAWKQAGEVVAGLPFLETRTLFGKKMLISLPFSDNLRALGKDVTSLSGLRQGLQTTNFGRHVCVLNKTDAPLGFCCTPSGLVRHELNLTRSATDIESGYPRSLAQNLRKAYKANLQFKIRNDAEALEIFYRLHIKTRRKHGIPVQSCRFFSRLHQQMIVGGLGFIATASHCGHVVAAGVFLPYQQTLLYKYAASDGAALDLRPNDFLVHHVMKYGVESPMTKLDFGTSREIEIGLRRFKQKWGAIESTIYNDCLTGRIASDQGDSSAMSIARAVIRNSPSIACRAAGKLFYPFSA; this is translated from the coding sequence ATGATCCAATCGAATGGCCACACGGCTTCTGCAAGTCCCATCGAACCGGCGCGAGATCAACAGGGTTCACTTGAATGTGTCACGACGGACCAGTGGCAGGAGTTTGTTGATTCCAGAAGTGAAAGTACCGCATTTCACCATGGTCGCTGGCTGAAACTACTGCAACAGCATTATGGGTTTCCCTTGCGCATCTATGCGTGGAAGCAGGCTGGTGAGGTTGTGGCGGGTTTACCATTCTTGGAAACAAGGACGCTGTTTGGCAAGAAAATGCTCATTTCGCTCCCCTTCAGTGACAATCTCCGAGCATTGGGAAAAGACGTAACCAGCCTATCAGGCCTGCGTCAGGGACTCCAGACGACGAACTTCGGGCGACATGTCTGTGTGCTCAACAAAACGGACGCGCCATTGGGATTTTGTTGCACGCCAAGCGGCCTTGTACGCCACGAACTGAATCTAACCCGATCAGCGACGGACATTGAATCTGGCTATCCCCGCAGCCTTGCCCAAAATCTTCGCAAGGCCTACAAAGCCAACCTGCAATTCAAGATCCGCAACGACGCCGAGGCTCTTGAAATTTTCTATCGATTGCACATCAAAACACGCCGTAAGCATGGGATACCGGTTCAGTCCTGCCGCTTTTTTTCACGTTTGCACCAACAAATGATCGTCGGCGGACTCGGCTTTATTGCAACGGCCTCACATTGCGGGCACGTGGTTGCTGCGGGCGTTTTCTTACCGTATCAACAAACGCTGCTCTACAAATACGCTGCCTCCGACGGCGCCGCCCTTGACCTTCGCCCCAATGACTTTCTGGTACATCATGTGATGAAGTACGGCGTGGAATCCCCCATGACAAAACTCGACTTTGGCACCTCTCGCGAAATCGAAATTGGACTGCGGCGATTCAAGCAAAAGTGGGGTGCGATCGAGAGCACGATCTACAATGATTGCTTAACGGGACGTATTGCTTCGGATCAAGGGGATTCCTCTGCGATGTCGATTGCCCGAGCGGTGATTCGAAACAGCCCTTCGATTGCCTGTCGGGCGGCAGGCAAACTGTTTTATCCCTTCAGTGCCTAA
- a CDS encoding non-ribosomal peptide synthetase, giving the protein MSDQTVNESILIESAESAIGKLLSEASGFELSELDRQASFPELGLDSLFLVQFSQKIKSQLRVKVTFRQLLEEIPSISALVEHVAKHLPDDLVSQGSLATDVSDSVGDTSQTSTGAIPAAEAEGSVRVDPPPTATSPSPFTAEPVAQPPQADTATSLGATIEPVSLPAMHQAPVDAASSVSTDRAGLAAIISQQNELMSLQLQLLAESRRTTPNSSPVNAPRTQTTASAPSAQTATPSELHVPDGDQRSAESSKTSSQPERPVAEKATLETKQPRTLERFGPYKPVRRAADGGLTDRQQQHLDTLIARFTRRTAKSRAHAQQHRPHFADPRGVAGYRRIWKSIVYQIAVDRSRGSKLWDIDGNEYIDIAMGFGLNLFGQSPDFITEAVAEQLKMGVEVGPQSPLAGEVAQLLCDFSRKRRVSFCNTGSEAVMAAMRLARTVTGKSKIVFFNKDYHGNFDQVLVRSIQMGQQRRSQPAAPGVPQALADLTMVLDYGTDEALEAIRNHADDIAAVLVEPVQSANPFMQPSEFLHEVRRITKEKQIALVMDEVITGFRAAPGGAQEWFGVWGDMATYGKVLGGGLPIGALAGSSEYMDALDGGDWRYEDDSEPTADMTFFAGTFVRHPLAMTAAHQVLMKVKEAGPELQQGLTEKTTYLVNSLNAFFEKEQYPFRVAQFTSLFRFMFPPAVEYADLLYFHLLDRGIFTRGWGDNCFLSTAHSDEDIDRIIQAVKDSCNEIRQGGFLPDAEEVEPVGHSARNDTQRKKKLTRFPLTEAQLEIWVTSQMGDKASCSYNEPFFVRFRGSLDADRLCDAIQTVVSRHGELHVRFDTHGSYQESRPPQPIAIDRQDLRHDSSQQREQALAATAKHFGSSPFDLSAGPLIRLQLVTVKNDEHLLFFSAHHLVSDGWSTNLMLGEIAEVYTATLEERPPELPEAAEFCDYVAREASEQASVDVAVSYWKDQFRDLPEPLELPSDRPRPAIKSFAGSTFIHRFSPDVYQATKKVAAENKVTLFSITLSALNVLLARLSGQQDIVVTIPTAGQLAAENPCLVGHCVNLLPIRSQISFRDSFETLVASTQTRVLDAYDHQECTLGRIVRELRVPRDASRLALTEINFNLDRDGEGLEFPELEVEVSQTVKTTSTFDLFFNLNETKQGLELYLDYNSDLYEEETIRRWVGHYETLLRGIADHPTQALGDLPILNEQERKQILVDWNATSAPYPEQCRVEELFEKQVKITPTRVAAIFDNETLTYAELDGRANNLAQSILDHGLTPEEPVGLCIERSLDMVVAVLAILKAGGCFTPIDPDFPDDRIRLMIADSGIRLLVSQPELLSRFGSAPLATLCVEAGNTLAKKPGTVKLTASQTAYTIYTSGSTGQPKGVQLTHRNLVNLLTSISRDPGFTDQDTMLAVTTLSFDIAMAELFLPLVNGGKLVIANQDAATDGDQLLRLLRDCQPTFMQPTPATWKMLLHAGWSGSEGLKIISTGEELPRDLAKKLIGKGAGLWNLYGPSETTIWSTRCRIEDADLPISIGRPIANTQAYILDHDQNPVPIGIPGELHLGGAGLAKGYLNRPELTNDRFIPNPFSDDPAERLYRTGDLTKFRPTGEIDCLGRIDNQIKLRGYRIELEEIESLLADNPAILEGVVVPKEFGVDDQRLVAYVIVRAGQKLDPNAVKAVLRSKLPDYMIPSFVVPRSQLPLTPNGKVDRRALATEPVAELSVEHHSDDKPLEPARNDVEVFLVKLWEKLLTIHPIGVHDNFFDLGGHSLLALRMIAEVERVYGVRLPLASLLQAPTIRALAESAQDGWKPNWDSLVPIQDGNDKLPPLFFIHAAHGNVLLYRELAIRLGKERPIYGLQARGLNGEAEVHTTVQEMATDYLKEIRKVQPQGPYHLGGYCLGGTIAYEISQQLSKEGEAIDLLALFDTTSQQFKETLWTSSYRRIQNIGFHAANLVRRGPRGAYPFVLGKLVELRSRFSRRWAVGVTKLAHATRIRKKPPLQLLEKINDQANDRYVHQPYSGRVTIFKPRKAYSGYDDPTLGWGNGLVQDLDVVELDVYPAGMLMEPYVEELAIEIQRRLSQRP; this is encoded by the coding sequence GGATTGGCGGCAATCATCTCTCAGCAAAATGAGTTGATGAGCCTGCAACTGCAACTTCTGGCCGAGTCAAGGCGAACCACTCCGAACTCGTCGCCGGTCAACGCGCCCCGGACTCAAACGACGGCATCCGCGCCATCTGCTCAAACCGCGACACCAAGCGAACTTCACGTTCCGGATGGCGATCAGCGGTCAGCCGAGAGCAGTAAGACTTCGAGCCAACCGGAAAGACCGGTTGCTGAGAAGGCAACGCTCGAAACCAAGCAACCACGAACGCTTGAGCGATTTGGTCCCTATAAACCTGTCCGCCGAGCCGCAGACGGTGGACTGACCGATCGCCAGCAACAGCATCTTGACACCCTGATCGCTCGGTTCACTCGGCGCACCGCAAAGTCACGTGCCCACGCGCAGCAGCATCGCCCGCACTTTGCCGATCCTCGAGGTGTCGCTGGCTATCGACGCATTTGGAAGTCGATCGTCTATCAGATTGCCGTCGATCGGTCGAGGGGCAGCAAGCTTTGGGATATCGATGGAAACGAGTACATTGATATCGCAATGGGCTTTGGATTGAATCTATTCGGACAATCCCCCGACTTCATCACCGAGGCCGTTGCCGAGCAACTAAAAATGGGGGTCGAGGTTGGACCGCAATCTCCGTTGGCGGGAGAGGTTGCTCAGTTGTTATGTGACTTTTCGCGAAAGAGGCGCGTTTCTTTTTGCAATACCGGATCCGAAGCGGTGATGGCAGCAATGCGACTCGCAAGAACGGTGACCGGAAAATCGAAGATTGTCTTCTTCAATAAAGACTATCACGGCAATTTTGACCAAGTCTTGGTTCGCTCCATTCAAATGGGCCAACAACGTCGCTCCCAACCCGCAGCGCCGGGAGTTCCACAGGCGTTGGCGGATCTTACGATGGTTCTCGATTACGGAACGGACGAGGCGCTCGAAGCCATTCGGAACCATGCGGATGACATTGCTGCGGTGTTGGTCGAACCGGTTCAAAGCGCCAACCCGTTCATGCAGCCCAGCGAGTTCTTGCATGAAGTGCGTCGCATCACGAAGGAAAAGCAGATCGCCCTGGTCATGGACGAAGTGATCACCGGGTTCCGAGCCGCCCCCGGCGGCGCTCAAGAGTGGTTTGGCGTCTGGGGAGACATGGCAACCTATGGAAAGGTGCTCGGTGGAGGCTTGCCGATCGGGGCCTTAGCCGGTTCCTCTGAATACATGGATGCACTTGATGGAGGCGATTGGCGTTATGAAGACGATTCCGAACCGACCGCCGATATGACGTTCTTTGCCGGAACGTTCGTCCGTCACCCGTTGGCAATGACGGCCGCACACCAGGTGTTGATGAAGGTCAAGGAGGCAGGACCGGAGTTGCAACAAGGCCTGACCGAGAAGACAACCTATCTGGTCAATTCGCTCAATGCTTTTTTTGAAAAAGAGCAGTATCCTTTTCGAGTTGCGCAGTTTACGTCGTTGTTTCGTTTCATGTTTCCGCCCGCAGTCGAGTATGCAGACCTGCTGTACTTCCATCTCTTAGACCGTGGAATCTTCACGCGTGGATGGGGTGATAACTGTTTTCTTTCCACAGCACACAGTGACGAGGACATCGATCGGATTATCCAAGCGGTGAAGGATAGTTGCAACGAAATTCGACAGGGCGGTTTCTTGCCGGACGCGGAGGAAGTCGAACCTGTAGGGCACTCGGCACGTAACGACACTCAACGAAAAAAAAAACTCACTAGGTTTCCGCTAACGGAAGCTCAGCTTGAGATCTGGGTGACGTCTCAAATGGGAGACAAGGCCTCATGTTCCTACAACGAACCGTTCTTCGTTCGATTCCGGGGCAGCCTGGATGCGGATCGTTTGTGTGATGCGATTCAGACCGTCGTTTCGCGGCATGGTGAACTCCATGTTCGCTTTGACACCCATGGCTCGTATCAGGAATCACGCCCGCCTCAGCCCATTGCGATCGACCGGCAAGACCTGCGACATGACTCGAGTCAGCAACGGGAGCAGGCTCTCGCGGCCACGGCAAAACACTTCGGTTCGTCACCTTTCGACTTGTCCGCGGGGCCATTAATCCGGTTGCAGCTGGTCACCGTGAAGAACGATGAGCACCTACTCTTCTTTTCCGCGCATCATCTCGTCAGTGATGGATGGTCGACCAATCTGATGCTTGGCGAAATTGCCGAGGTCTATACCGCCACGCTCGAGGAACGCCCCCCCGAATTACCCGAAGCAGCCGAGTTCTGCGACTACGTTGCCAGAGAAGCTTCCGAGCAGGCGTCAGTCGATGTGGCGGTCTCCTATTGGAAAGACCAATTCCGTGACTTGCCAGAACCGCTTGAATTGCCATCGGATCGCCCCCGTCCGGCGATCAAAAGCTTCGCCGGCAGCACGTTCATCCACCGTTTCTCGCCCGATGTCTACCAAGCGACAAAGAAAGTCGCAGCGGAAAATAAGGTCACGCTATTCTCGATCACGCTCTCTGCATTGAACGTCCTCCTCGCAAGACTCTCGGGACAGCAGGACATCGTGGTCACCATCCCAACCGCTGGGCAACTCGCGGCGGAAAACCCATGCCTCGTCGGACACTGCGTGAATCTATTACCGATTCGCTCGCAAATCAGTTTTCGCGATTCCTTTGAAACTCTCGTCGCTTCCACCCAAACTCGCGTTCTCGATGCGTATGATCATCAAGAGTGCACGCTGGGAAGAATTGTTCGCGAATTGCGAGTTCCTCGCGATGCCAGCCGGTTGGCGCTAACGGAGATCAACTTCAATCTCGACCGTGATGGCGAAGGACTTGAGTTTCCTGAACTGGAGGTCGAGGTTTCTCAAACCGTCAAGACCACTTCGACCTTCGATCTGTTCTTTAATCTCAATGAAACCAAACAGGGACTGGAGCTTTACCTCGACTACAACTCGGACCTGTATGAGGAAGAAACAATCCGTCGCTGGGTGGGGCACTACGAAACCCTGCTGCGTGGAATCGCGGACCATCCAACTCAAGCCCTTGGTGACTTGCCCATTCTGAACGAACAAGAACGCAAGCAGATACTTGTTGATTGGAATGCAACGTCGGCCCCCTACCCCGAACAATGTCGCGTGGAAGAGCTTTTCGAAAAGCAAGTTAAGATAACACCCACGCGCGTCGCGGCTATTTTTGATAATGAAACGCTGACCTATGCGGAGTTGGATGGTCGCGCCAACAACCTTGCCCAATCCATTTTGGACCATGGATTGACCCCCGAAGAACCCGTTGGACTGTGCATTGAACGATCGCTGGACATGGTGGTCGCCGTACTTGCCATCCTCAAGGCGGGTGGTTGCTTCACTCCGATCGACCCGGACTTTCCAGACGACCGCATTCGTTTGATGATCGCAGACTCCGGTATACGGCTACTGGTCTCGCAACCTGAACTGTTATCGAGATTCGGCAGCGCACCGCTGGCGACGCTCTGCGTTGAAGCAGGGAACACGCTTGCGAAGAAGCCAGGAACCGTCAAGCTAACCGCTTCTCAGACCGCCTATACCATCTACACGTCTGGCTCAACAGGACAACCGAAAGGGGTTCAGTTGACTCACCGCAACCTCGTCAACTTGCTCACTTCGATCTCGCGAGATCCCGGCTTTACGGATCAAGACACGATGCTGGCGGTCACGACCTTGTCTTTTGACATCGCGATGGCAGAGCTGTTTCTCCCCTTGGTTAACGGCGGCAAGCTCGTGATTGCCAACCAAGACGCTGCCACGGACGGTGATCAATTGCTACGGCTATTGCGTGATTGTCAGCCCACGTTCATGCAACCGACTCCAGCGACATGGAAAATGCTGCTGCATGCAGGCTGGTCGGGAAGCGAAGGTTTGAAGATCATCTCTACCGGTGAGGAATTGCCGCGGGATTTGGCCAAAAAACTGATCGGCAAAGGTGCCGGGCTCTGGAATCTCTACGGCCCGAGCGAAACGACAATCTGGTCCACCCGATGTCGCATCGAAGATGCAGACCTGCCAATATCGATTGGACGTCCCATCGCCAACACGCAAGCCTACATCCTGGACCATGACCAGAACCCCGTTCCGATCGGTATTCCTGGTGAGCTGCATCTCGGCGGTGCCGGGCTCGCAAAAGGCTATTTGAATCGACCCGAGCTGACCAACGATCGGTTCATCCCCAATCCATTCTCCGACGATCCAGCAGAGCGACTGTACCGCACAGGTGACTTGACCAAATTTCGACCTACGGGTGAGATTGATTGCTTAGGGAGAATCGACAATCAGATCAAGCTTCGAGGTTATCGGATTGAACTCGAAGAAATCGAATCGTTACTCGCTGATAACCCGGCCATTCTTGAAGGGGTCGTCGTACCGAAGGAATTTGGGGTCGATGACCAAAGGCTGGTCGCCTACGTGATCGTCCGAGCTGGCCAAAAACTCGATCCGAACGCGGTGAAGGCGGTACTTCGATCGAAGCTTCCTGATTACATGATCCCCAGCTTCGTGGTGCCCCGTTCGCAGCTTCCACTGACGCCCAATGGTAAGGTCGATCGTCGAGCACTCGCCACCGAGCCAGTCGCGGAATTGTCGGTCGAGCATCACTCCGATGACAAGCCTTTAGAACCAGCGAGGAATGACGTTGAAGTGTTTTTGGTCAAGCTGTGGGAAAAGCTGCTTACCATTCACCCCATTGGAGTCCACGACAATTTCTTCGATCTCGGGGGCCATTCACTACTGGCACTCCGAATGATCGCCGAGGTTGAGCGTGTCTATGGCGTGCGTTTGCCGCTTGCCTCTTTGTTACAGGCTCCAACGATTCGAGCGTTGGCTGAATCGGCGCAAGACGGCTGGAAACCCAACTGGGACTCACTGGTGCCGATTCAAGACGGTAACGATAAGTTGCCCCCACTTTTCTTCATTCATGCGGCTCACGGTAACGTTTTGCTGTACCGGGAACTGGCCATCCGCCTCGGGAAAGAGCGTCCAATCTATGGGTTGCAGGCACGGGGACTCAATGGCGAGGCTGAGGTTCATACAACCGTCCAAGAAATGGCGACAGACTATCTGAAGGAGATTCGCAAAGTCCAGCCCCAAGGTCCGTACCATCTCGGCGGGTATTGTTTGGGCGGTACCATCGCGTACGAGATATCACAGCAATTGTCGAAAGAGGGTGAAGCGATTGATCTGCTTGCGTTGTTCGACACCACGAGCCAGCAGTTCAAAGAAACGTTGTGGACATCATCTTACCGGCGAATCCAAAACATTGGCTTCCATGCTGCCAATTTGGTCAGGCGGGGACCACGTGGAGCCTACCCCTTTGTGCTGGGAAAACTGGTTGAGCTACGAAGTCGGTTCTCGCGTCGTTGGGCCGTCGGCGTGACCAAGCTTGCTCATGCAACAAGAATTCGAAAAAAACCTCCCCTGCAATTATTGGAAAAAATCAACGATCAAGCAAACGATCGATATGTCCATCAGCCCTATTCGGGAAGGGTGACCATCTTCAAACCGCGAAAAGCCTACAGCGGCTACGACGATCCTACGTTGGGATGGGGCAATGGTCTGGTGCAGGACCTCGACGTCGTTGAACTTGACGTCTATCCTGCGGGTATGCTGATGGAACCCTACGTTGAAGAATTGGCTATCGAAATCCAACGTCGGCTGAGCCAGCGACCATGA